The Onychostoma macrolepis isolate SWU-2019 chromosome 20, ASM1243209v1, whole genome shotgun sequence nucleotide sequence tttattacatattttactttttaattaaaatgttgcaTTTCTGAAAAGTTACTAATTTTTGAACAATTACATGTTATTAGCAATTATAGTTTAAAGCAGTGTATTGGTAGTAATTTAAATGCTACACTCTTAAATTAGGGCACAGTGTACTGTGATAACATGAAGGAAttttctgtattatttttttcctgcattttaaattacacgTTGCATTTTGATAAATAGATTTTGTTCAATAGTTTATTCTTCGTATGTGGTTAAGAGGAAAGACGCATGccttcttttttaaaatgttgctaggtgctttaaaaaaaaaaaaattgccagggtagtctgaaaagttgccaAATCTAGCAACAGAATTGCTGAATTTGGCAACACTGAATCGGTTATTTTATAGCTGCTAAAGTGTGTTAAGCGTATCAGAAACCCTGCATCTGAAAGAGCTGATCATGTGTTGGAtctgtttattaatgtgcaCTGAGATCATTGAATAAACCAGATAATGGACACACTTTCAGTTTGGAAATGCTTTCGACCGATCTAACGTGTTCATGCACTTAATCCAAACCGATTAGAGGACAGCAGCTGTTCAGGATTAAACCAAACTATAACTGCATCACATCCATAGTTCCTCTTCTAAAACACGTCCAGGTCGCATTTCACCACAGAATCAAGAGAGAAACGATACGGTTTCATTGCCTGTAGATCTCTTGCATTGTGACAGTGTTTGAACTGGTTTGCTTCTCTTTGATACTGTAGGTCTGTAGCGAGTCTCTTTAAATTCAAATCAGCATAATTACTGCCATGATATGTAAATACGTCAGTTAATATATCATTATTCTCTCATATCCTTGTCTCATGAAAAtacttttgaaatgaaatatgtctcaggcatttttatttttttttagatttaacctgaaatatttacattaaaaaaaacgatTACAGgtccaataaaaataaaagatttaacAATGCTTGCAACTGATGGTTGcagattttatttaatgaagcaatcacacaaatgtttgtttgtggttattGATAAACTTATATTTGCCATAAATTAtggtaaattatttatttgatcatttctCTTCATAACTTTGCTAACAGGGTTGATGGTTGAAACTGAGGAACACACTCAACACTATGATTAGGaagataataatattaattcattttagaaAATAGATTTACTTCCTGTTTTCAAATTTGAAAGAACTCAACATATTTGAATAGTCTCTTGCTATATGGTTTATATTAGTCCTTGATGATTGTTGCTAGTCAGACTGTACAAACATAAAGCCAGCTATTAACCGTGTCACACTGTACTCAACTGTCAGtataatgtcagactgtacgacagtcaagaTTGTTAAAAACAGGCACACCAGAAGACTTTTCCAGCGTTTATTATCATGAATCTGTGACACATTCAGAGACGGTGAGCCACATTCATACAATGAATTGCAAAGGCTGGCAAACAAAAGCAATCTCTTGCATTCATTTTGATAACGGCTTAAGGAGCAagtggtgtttttttgttgtctcTCCAACAAAATCAGGTTCTGAGCTCCTAACGGTTCTTGATTTGATGGCCGTCACACTACAGGACTGCGGCTCAAAACTTCATCGAAGGTAAAATTCAATTGCAATAGTCACTAATCAGCTGTCGGTGAATATGTCAAACTAGTAATCGAAGACTACAGATTTTGGCCTACGTCAGGAGGATCTTTTAGGATTCACAAAATTTGTCTCAGACGGCCAAAATAATACAGAGTGCATCAGATTTAAAcacccaaaaataataatttaacatatATAAGACATTGCTGTATACAGTAAGTGAAGCAAATGTAAATTTGCATGTAAGCACTGACAATAATATTTGCATCTGAGTCAAAATCCATTGAGATTTCAGCATGGGATGTCACAAAAGGCCACCAAAATAACACGGTTTACTGGAATTATTATTTATCAGCATGAGCAGACagtttcacaacaaaatagTGTGTAGGAATAACAaaagtatgtaaaaaaaaagaaaaagaaaaagaaatacaaaactgaGAAAAGTCATCCCTGTACATGTTCCACAGCGGGTCAGAAATTCTGCAGATCTGCCGGATGCACAAAATTACTTCTGAAGAGTCTGTAAGCCAGGAGCTGCCCACCAAAGATCATCATCAATAACCCAGAGCCTGCAAGAGACCGTCAGCATTACATTATTACCAGTCTGTGATGCACTGAGCATGTGTTTGATACAAGATGAGAGCCCTGGTTTCACTTTAATGCCTGCCCTTTGACCTTTAACAGGGGTGTCCAATGCTGCTCCTGGAGGCCCAACACACGAAAGGAATCTTCTTTAAAATCGTCATAAATAAGTCAGGATAGCCTCAGACTTGTCAAGGTAAGAATGATTTTGTGAATTTATTGAGttcaaattaattgttgtaattAAGTACTACAACATAACACTAGCTACATTTACTAACACTGTGGACTTCAGTTCAGAATTCAGAATTCAGCAACAACTCTACAAAAACGAGTCTTGATTGCCCAGATCGCTGCATCTTGAGTCAGGCTCTTTGAAAGTAACTACTCAAAACCGTGGTCGTGACTATAAAACAGTGTGCCttgaagtatttttcattgcgTATAGTGAATTCTTAACAAGAACTGGACTTCATTTAGTCAGATAAAGATATTTTCTTCTTAAGAAACAATATAAGATGTTCTTTAGAACATAAATGAGAACTTACAGATAATTTTTTCAAGAATTGCACTTAGGAACATGTTTACAAACTTCTTGGAAATGTATTTCTTTAGAAGTCTTAAGAAGTGTATTTCTTTTCTGGACACCCCCGACCTATAAGCAATTCAGCAACAGACGCCTGAGCGGCACTAGCGGTGCATTCACACGCTGTCAGAATTATCAGTGATATGTGATAGTGACTTAGAAGTTGTGGATGAACGTCCCTTCAGACTGTAAATTTTCCCGAGTTACCAGATTTGATGACCCATAACCTTTAAGAGGAGCGACTCAGCAGTGAATTCTCTTGGTTATATATTCTGTATGCTTGGTTTTATGTGATGCTAAACTGTATGGCAGAGgctaaaatgacaaatgtttcAGTGACAAAACTTTTCCAAAAGAGAGAACCTACCGAGAGCAATCCACCAGTGCTCTGTCGAGGGAAAATCAGCCATAACTGAAACCAAAATCACAGTGAAAACAGGTTCAAAAACAGCCCTTGTGCACTTTCAAATATactattttacaaaacatttatcacaaacacatgcatatcgtcaatacaaatattataggtacatgcaatgaaaatatctaGGACCGTCAATAGATACAGTTTTGTAAACACATTAATTATATCAAATTAATTGCAATAAATCACATCTATCAATCACCAGTCAATCATCTATCGATCATTCATTCAGACATTTGCCtgcattattatatttatattacatttacatttagccaTTTAGccaatgcttttatccaaagcgacttatgaggacaatagaagcaatcataaccaacaaaagagcaataaaatgcaagtgctatgacaagtctcagttagcccaACGCAGCAcacgtttatatatatatatgtgtgtgtgtgtgtgtgtgtgtgtgtgtgtgtgtgtgtgtgtgtacacatacaaagaaaacaagtagatagaataaaaaaagaatatagaaagctagtgttagagtttttttttagttttttttaagaaaaacaagcagttagaaaACGAATAAAGAGTGCAAGTGATAGAGGGccaagtgtgtgttttttaataaaagaaaacaaatagataaaatagaatagagttagagggtcaaataaagattattattattaagccaTGCAAATAAAGCactgaatagaaaaaaatatgtctGTAGAAGCCATTGTATTTTTGCCTGTTATGACCATCACAGCACAGCAGTCCATTTAATCTGTCCAAGGTGGACATGTTCAAACAGGACATGTTCTTGTATTTCatttatagtatattttaattgttagtTTATGCACGTGTCCAGCAGACGCTGTTCTTTAGCACCTCACGCCATGAGCACCATGTTTTCTGTCGCCTGACTTCAGACTCACAATAACACGAAGCTAATACTTCAagctttttaaagaatttaagtACGTTAAGCACGTttgttaaacatattttattgctAAGCATTATGTCATTTTCCAGAACAGCAACTCTAGTTCACAGATAAAGAAATGACATAATTCTGTGCATCCACTAATCTAATTCACTCAAACGGCGCAGTACCGGTAAACTAGATTCACAAAACGAGCCGAAAGCCAAACAAACTGGCTGATGTTTTGCGGTAGACTGAGGCTGTCAGTGGTGCTGTGTGGGTGAAGATGTTTTTCCACTAATGGATGTTATTCAATAGAGTCTGTGGCTCTCAAAACTCTGATGTAGCCTACTTATATGACTGCAGCATGACAGAGACACGTCACGTTTATGTATCGTATTGATGTTCAGGAAATGTTCGCTCTTAATCcaaggaaaaacatttttaaggtCAAAGGAACTAAAAGAAAATGGtgactttttcttcttttttgaattgaattatttCAACACACCTGAGCCTTCAGTCAGCTGACCTGTGTTTGGTGCAAACGCTTCAGCTGCTGTTCAATGACTGTTGTGACCAAGTAAAGCCAGTAAACGTGGTAACTTGGATGATACACACAAGGACACCAGAAAGGAACATAAAGACGCAAATATGGAAGAAGTTCATCCATATAGAAGACACTAAGCAGTTGATTTAGACACTTTTCAAATGATATAACTCACATTATTATATGGGTCATTCCTGAGATTCGGTAAGAGTTTTTAAAGTGgtggttcaccaaaatgaattgCTAGAAGCTTTTGACAAAACTTTGGTATGCCCATTATAAtgaacaacaataattactgaatttaaatcatttttagcataaaataatgtcttatatcTATCTTAAACCAAGCATTTTATCATGTCCATGAGGCACTTCGCTAAGTTTTTACttagaaaattattaacaaaatgtgcatagaTTCTATGATTTTTGGCAATAGTGTAAGCATTTATTTGtgttcctttctttttttcttaaaacaaaaacaaaaacagacttaTGTTCCTGTTGAGTTcctgtttgcccttatttggtttggtTCCTGTTCTCATTATTAGTTAATCACCTTCATTGTGTTCACCTGTCTGCCCCTCATTATCTGCCCTGTTTTAGTTCCTGTCCTTGGAGTTCGAGTTTGTCGCTTATTGCCTATGTttccctgtgtgtgtgttggactTCTTCATCGTTGGATTATATTAAATGGATTATTCTCTTGAACTTTCTTCGCCGTGAGCCTTTTGTGTGTGCACAGCACAGAGACCGTTACGATAGCTATGTctctcagtctgaactcaaccccgtcacactaaTCATTCTATGCCCATAATAATTTGGACTGTGCTCATATGTGACATTTTTTACCAGAAATGACATCATTCAGGTCTCTttaatagtggtgcagaaaatgAGTAGaatcatactttttattcatatttgtgaGGCATATTATAGTCCGGGAGCTTAAGCTTAACAACTCAACCCCATCacataaaattaagatggaaaattattatttttcaatattttattttaaaggggtggtttactgcttttttcctttgcttgattgcgtttatggggtgcaatataacatgtcttcgtgtttcgtttgttaaaaaacgccttatttttcatatatttcacctttattgtaagccgctttctcctctgtcatttgaacgaccggttgacttcctgattctctgaaaccactccctcagaaacaggcgatgggctcagattggttagttgggcaggtgtgttgtgattggctaaactgcatactgcacattgtccggaaacttcacgcccattaccttcacgggcgacagtcgcatgtgctccggtcaaatgtaaataatggtgtcaatattgccgtatcagtttgagccagaatcagacccagaaagcggtaatgaagagagtccagcagaacttctgcaagcacggctcttacaaagcgtttctgaatggaagtttgctgttgtgattacatatcatttttgaAGTTCGTGagcgtttgtcttatacacacaaaatagcatcgaactaactggctactataaccaaacagcgttggcttgtgtttacggtcttgatcaaatcgaaaaattacgtcataaagtatacatggaaaatacatttacaaaattagtacataattacaaattcgggtccaaaatgtttgtacacgtttgtcatagacacacgaaatagcatttaactaactggctactaaagccagcgttggcatttgtttacgtccttgataaaactaaaacattacgtctgaaattatacatgcaaatacatttaaaattattaaatcttacttacaggccgtggcccaacaactgctgcctctggttttaaagctggaaccgctccatgttttagtaatagtttctgtgtgaactcgtgtagattctggaagctgtcttccgtaaaatgcgcagcacagagagctaaactaggattgtaattgtcaggaacataatcaaacataaattttaaccattgttgacgaactacagcatccgtaggaagcccgaacacagaagacctgacagctgtgtgaaaataacaccgtttcgacggcacggctacaactctccactataactcttcctcttctacAAAGctgcagaacatggccttgccccctctttggcataTTCcagagggaggggttgatgcaaatttatgggttttttacgtatgcaacccgggaagtatctcgttgtagtcccatatgagtcgtttttgtaggcattaaacttcctgatttttaaaagacgatatctccgcttacattgaactttcagcgctgcaactttgcagatactgttcatgcaccaacagcaacattacacactatttaaaatgaaaaaagtcaaatcgcagtaaaccacccctttaatccATAAGTATATACAATGTACTTATGTTATTGCTGCCATATATGATCTACTCTTCTAGCTTCATGAGGAGCAGGGgacattttgagtgaaaaaccaCAACCCTGTCACAAATACATGTACGGGGTTGTAAActtgtgacagggttgagttatttacataatttataataattaataattgtaatttatatatatatatatatatatatatatatatatacttaccAAAATTgacaactcatatttttgtattaaatagaatttttgatGTAATATGTCCACTTAAGCTTTGACAAGCATGATACATCAGAAATTGCACCCACATTTGCAGCAGAAAGATAGTGTTGGCCATGCAGATATATTGACCCAGATAGAAGGAGACAATATtagagagaaacaaaaccaaaaatttaaattgaatgCAATGTGTCCCTTCTGATGTTTTAGAGAAGACCATTAAGAATGAAAGCATTTCTTGCTGATTACCATCTGACATGTTAaggactaaaacaataaaactgtggttttagttaaacttctaaataattgatttttttctttacaaaaataaagagaacatagacacacaatttgtgtatttttagcttcagtcctataaaaatatgaaaattatgataaatgttacatttgttatcATTAGATTGTTATCAGACACACATGAGCAGTAGGtcgatttttgttttataacaagttctgtgtaaaatcctttttaaaccaATCCCATTTTTTCCATTACagggttgagaaaaaaaaaagtgtctaaatctgaagaagaaaaaaataaaaataataaaaggtctttaatgccTGCGATGGGAAAATATGATTTTGGAGGTGTGAtatgtgcctaatgatgtggggtatttagaATATGAATCGTATGTAGTTGAAAAAGATTTATACTCCAAGTTGAAATGTTACCGAATCCCAGAATGACCCATATGCAACTCTATTATAAGTAAATTGGTCCACAGTCTTCCATTGCAAGGACATTTcataaacatgattatttttGCTTGTCTTTCACAAACTGTGGGACGAGAGATGATTTTTTTCTGTGCTTGTTGAAAGCATGACACAATTTTTTGATTTGCACTCATAATGTTCCTTTATCAGGCGTTCAGGTTAATTGATCAAACTAATTTGaccaaatatgtgaccctggatcacaaaaccagtcttaagtcgctggggtatatttgtagcaataaccaaaaatacattgtatgggtcaaaatgatccatttttattttatgccaaaaatcattaggatattaagtaaagatcatgttccatgaagatattttgtaaatttcttaccataaatatatcaaaacataatttttgattagtaatatgcattgctaagaacttcatttggacaactttaaaggtgattttctcaatgttttgatttttttgcaccctcagattccagattttcaacaatagttgtatctcagccaaatattgtcagatcctaacaaacaatacatcgatgggaagcttatttattcagctttcagatgatgtataaatctaaatttcggaaaaattgacacttaagactggttttatggtccagggtcacatatgtttaaTCTCAAGTCTTCaccatgtactgtatgtggatGTTCTCACCTGCTCCGGTCAGAGCGACGTGCAGCAGTGTGACCGTGATGGCGTAGTCCCAAACCCACTCCTCCACGATCCACGCGAATATCAGACCACCCAGCACATACGTCACCTCCGTGGAGATCACGCTCACTGCACAACACACAACAGCACAATCTAACACATCTAACTATGCACATGATTAGTAACATCAAAACTTATTCAACCACTCAACTGCACATCCATATGACTAGACCCATAATTTGCCATTTATTGGTTGTTATTGAGTGTAACCCTCTTTTACCAACAGCCACTTTCTGTCTTAAATAACTTCCAGTTTCAATAGCTGTTAATGTACACTATGTGTGCTTTAGCATCATTGAATTGTGCCACATTGTAAACATAAATCTGCATTATATCATCTGTCTGCAACCCTGCTCTAGACATCAACAATCTATAATCACCGACCTATAATCAGCCCACAATGGTGAAATAAGAAGACATAATGCAAAGCTTGTATGACTCTAAGTGACAGTCTTGAGCCAGTATTTAGATGACTAAAGCTTTACACAACACAAAGTATATACTTTACATTTGAAGCCAGCTTACCTAAATATTTGGGACTTTGCCATGACGGTTGAGTTGTGTAGTCAAAAGGCGCTAACAAGCTGTCCACCTCTTCCACCCtgataacaacaaataaatgtCCAAACAGCTTGAATTATTTCTGCGTTTAGTTCTTCAAATCAATAATGTGATGCTGCTATCATGTTAATAGTTTTTATGACTGCaataaagtttattaaaaataaagcaattaCAGCAATTGctaactattttacattttagtgaATTTGTGGCTAATTTGCATTCATTCATATAATCCCATAtgtatgttttcatatgatTTGCTTAAGCATCACTGAgagttaggtttaggggtggagctTTATGcatacctttaaaaaaatttaaaaatcatatgttTTCATGCAAATGACATAGTATGAATTCATATAAAATTGCACCTCATAAAACAGTTACATTTTCTCGTGAGATCAGGCTGAAGACCACATGGCTTATGAAAGTCAACACAAACTGATCCTGCTCTTCTACAGTGAATATCATGCTTATGATTTATGCTTATGGTAATTTTTGTGAAGATGGCAAAATTTAGGATccagattttacattttacatctaCTAGTAACccaaccagggttattatagttaactaaaactaaaactgaaactaaaattaaaaccattaaaaaacattttcattatttgaaataaaattagtgtcaactcattttaaaaatacatatatattagtgctgtcaaacgattaatcgcatccaaaataaaagtttttgtttgcatgctatatatgtgtgtactgtgtatatttattatgtatatataaatacatacacatacagtatatatttaaaatatatatgtatatgtatatatatatttatattgatataatttatattacatataaatatatttaaaatataaacataacttttttttcttaaatatatacatgcgtgtgtgcatttatatatacataataaatatacacagtacttttattttggatgcgattaatcgtttgacagcactaatatatatttcagctaCTTGCCAAGTCAACATTTCtagttttcatttagtttaatttgatgtaatacaataacagaaacagaaataaaaataataaaaagtatacaaaaatgactaaaaatgacaaaatcacaCACTAaccgttaaaaaaaaaaaaaaaaactgctcagGCCCAACATGATAAACTGTTCATAGGTTGCACATGAAACTGACAGTTTTGTGAATGCAATGCATATAAAGAACAGCAGCAGTGATTTGCATATGACAGTCCATTGGACTAATATTACAAGTGTTGAGAAATACTGACATAgactattttgtttctgtacTACAGGAAGTCAGTAGACACATCACCACATAAGAGGCAGACGCACAGAGAAatgaagacagagagagaggaagtAGTGCTGCTCAACGTGGAAAATCTCACCTGAGAATGCCGATGCAGAGACTGACCACAATATAGTAGAGAGAGTAGAAGCACACCATACACATCAACAGATTCTGAAGAACAGCCTGACGACAAACACAACCACACTCAGTGCTGTCGTGTTGATggtattattaatttaacatgcTCTATTGTTGCAGAGGCCTGAACTATTCCTGTACATGGTGCCTGTTTTTCAGTCACTCTGTTACTATAGAAATCTTTGCAGAAAATCTTCAGATTTAGTCAagtcaaaatgtatttctatagcacatttaaaagcaacagagttgcgccaaagtgctgtacaacaaaacacagtatataaaaaacataaaaggaAACACAGTAAAATTGAATCAGAGCAAACAtatttaacataacataacagaTTTACATTAAAAGCTGTCGGAAAGTAAGGCCTATAGAAATATGGCTGCTGTTATACGCTGCAGGGACACAGTAGATCCCTCAGGATGGGACCTGCTGCGTAGATGATCAGACTTTACCCAGGTGTCATGCAGCTTGCTGTTGATGGGCAGTTGGCCATGGCGTTTGATCAGCGTGGTCCCACAGCACCGGCAGCAGTAGTCCAACAACATGAATGGCCAGCGATTCTCTGATCGGCGCTCTCGCAGGTAGCATAGGACTGAATCTGTGCATCTGTCATGGCTGCTCTTAATAAGATTAGCAACACTGTAAAACGCTTCCGTAAATCTGGGCAGGATAAAGCCCACCTCCAAGTCTGGGCTAACTAATTACCCACACACACTAAAAATACTCCTCGTTAAGTAAGGCTGTACTAGAATACCTCACATTAGCATCACATTAGCTAGCACAGTTGGCTGTAAGGACATTGGTTTGTTTCTGTTCTACAGCGCTGCTAATTTACGAGCACATTTGGTGCAGATTTCAGATTAACACTGCGCATGGCTAAAACTATTTGGGCCTACTTGTTTAAAATAAGGCCTACCTGTTAGGAAGCAACTTTTGgatcatttttgaaaaaattaaCGTGCTTGTGTTGAAATTTAAAGagttatttgtttaaataaaggaaattcagtcacactttattttaaggtccaattctcactattaacaaaccattaactacggcTTTTGCCTCAATAGACCCCTAatttgcttattaatagttattagggtagttgttaaatttagtattgggtaggattagggatataGATTATGGTCATGcaaaatatgtgctttataagtattaataaacagcacatatgttaataataggcatgcaaATGAGCAATTAGTTAATCATGAGAATTGgcccctatactaaagtgttaccgggaAATTCTTACGGCAAAAATGGTAACATCCACTCAAACCAATTCTACCAAATGTAGCTATTTTCCATTCATCCCTACGCTCACTTACTTATGGCCACTCCCTTGTAATGAATAAAGCAGTGAAGAACCTTCTCAGTGCTACACACATACTTTGAGATTCTGCATTTTCCCAACTTTGCCACCAGTTAAGTGAGCAAAGAGAGTCCATGTAGAGATCATTTCTTGAGTTTTGTGCAGAGGAACTTGACTGATCTGCACAAAGCCCTGACCTGAACACCTTTAGGATGAATGTGACGCTGACTGCAAGCTGGTCCTCACTGACGCTC carries:
- the tmem244 gene encoding transmembrane protein 244; amino-acid sequence: MLLDYCCRCCGTTLIKRHGQLPINSKLHDTWAVLQNLLMCMVCFYSLYYIVVSLCIGILRVEEVDSLLAPFDYTTQPSWQSPKYLVSVISTEVTYVLGGLIFAWIVEEWVWDYAITVTLLHVALTGAVMADFPSTEHWWIALGSGLLMMIFGGQLLAYRLFRSNFVHPADLQNF